A genome region from Phaenicophaeus curvirostris isolate KB17595 chromosome 10, BPBGC_Pcur_1.0, whole genome shotgun sequence includes the following:
- the TMEM207 gene encoding transmembrane protein 207 → MRRPGALCFTSWITGTGLLCLIFFQLADSELDCELGERCVGQSDENFSSWHVWFLMFFSLALLLSCGICCCLQCWLKRQSCLPHRRTLAVFALSSSGAFCESEEPQCPFSGSLNPCMTAEMSSSPAPRLSLGETELPPSYEDIMKENKL, encoded by the exons ATGAGGAGACCTGGAGCTTTGTGTTTCACTTCATGGATCACAGGAACTGGACTTCTGTGTTTAATCTTCTTCCAG TTAGCAGACTCTGAGTTGGACTGTGAACTTGGCGAGAG GTGTGTTGGGCAGAGTGATGAAAACTTTAGCAGCTGGCATGTGTG GttcctgatgtttttttccctggccTTGCTCCTGTCCTGCGggatctgctgctgcctgcagtgctGGCTGAAACGACAGAGCTGCCTCCCCCACCGACGCACGCTGGCCGTCTTTGCACTCAGTAGTTCAGGTGCCTTCTGTG AGAGTGAAGAGCCTCAGTGCCCATTCTCCGGATCTCTGAACCCCTGCATGACTGCAGAGATgtcctcctctcctgctccaCGGCTCAGCCTTGGAGAAACTGAGTTGCCTCCATCCTATGAGGATattatgaaggaaaataagCTCTAG